The proteins below are encoded in one region of Rhizobium sp. 9140:
- the pstB gene encoding phosphate ABC transporter ATP-binding protein PstB, protein MNMMSEATLEKAVDQKMNAVPHKMIGKDVSVYYGEKRALFDVNLNIRENTVTALIGPSGCGKSTFLRTLNRMNDTIDHCKVTGKITLDGGDIYDPSIDVVELRARVGMVFQKPNPFPKSIYENVTYGPKIHGLARTKAELDAIVEQSLQKAGLWNEVKDRLHESGTGLSGGQQQRLCIARAVAVSPEVILMDEPCSALDPIATAKVEELIHELRANYTIVIVTHSMQQAARVSQRTAMFHLGNLVEENDTDKMFTNPDDQRTQDYIMGRFG, encoded by the coding sequence ATGAACATGATGTCAGAAGCGACTCTCGAAAAGGCGGTCGATCAGAAGATGAATGCTGTCCCTCACAAGATGATTGGCAAGGATGTGTCGGTCTACTACGGCGAAAAGCGCGCGCTGTTCGACGTGAACCTCAACATCCGCGAAAACACGGTCACGGCGCTGATCGGCCCCTCGGGCTGCGGCAAGTCAACCTTCCTGCGGACGCTCAACCGCATGAACGACACGATCGACCACTGCAAGGTCACGGGCAAGATCACGCTCGACGGCGGTGATATCTACGATCCCTCGATCGACGTCGTCGAACTGCGCGCCCGCGTCGGCATGGTTTTCCAGAAGCCGAACCCGTTTCCGAAGTCCATCTATGAAAACGTGACCTACGGGCCGAAGATCCACGGTCTCGCCCGCACCAAGGCCGAACTCGACGCCATCGTCGAGCAGAGCTTGCAGAAGGCCGGTCTGTGGAACGAGGTCAAGGACCGCCTGCACGAGTCGGGCACCGGCCTTTCCGGTGGCCAGCAGCAGCGTCTCTGCATCGCGCGCGCCGTTGCCGTCAGCCCCGAAGTCATCCTCATGGACGAGCCCTGTTCGGCGCTCGACCCGATCGCCACCGCCAAGGTCGAGGAACTGATCCACGAGCTGCGCGCCAACTACACGATCGTGATCGTCACGCACTCCATGCAGCAGGCAGCCCGCGTCTCGCAGCGCACCGCCATGTTCCACCTCGGCAATCTTGTCGAGGAGAACGACACCGACAAGATGTTCACCAATCCGGATGACCAGCGCACCCAGGATTACATCATGGGCCGCTTCGGCTGA
- the phoB gene encoding phosphate regulon transcriptional regulator PhoB, with translation MQPKIAVVEDEEALSVLLRYNLEAEGFDVDTINRGDEAEVRLQERLPDLLILDWMLPGVSGIELCRRLRQRSETERLPIIMLTARGEESERVRGLATGADDYVVKPFSTPELIARVKAMLRRARPEVLSSLLKCGDIELDRETHRVHRKTREVRLGPTEFRLLEFFMASPGRVFSRSQLLDGVWGHDIYVDERTVDVHVGRLRKALNFSNMQDVIRTVRGAGYSLES, from the coding sequence ATGCAGCCGAAAATTGCCGTTGTCGAAGATGAAGAAGCGCTGAGCGTCCTCCTGCGTTACAATCTTGAGGCCGAAGGCTTCGATGTCGACACCATCAACCGGGGCGACGAGGCAGAGGTGCGGCTGCAGGAGCGGCTGCCCGATCTTCTGATCCTCGACTGGATGCTGCCCGGCGTTTCCGGCATCGAGCTCTGCCGTCGCCTGCGCCAGCGCAGCGAAACGGAGCGCCTGCCGATCATCATGCTGACGGCGCGGGGCGAAGAGAGCGAGCGGGTTCGCGGCCTTGCCACTGGCGCCGACGACTATGTCGTGAAGCCATTTTCGACGCCCGAGCTGATCGCGCGCGTGAAGGCCATGCTGCGCCGTGCGCGTCCCGAAGTCCTGTCCTCGCTTCTGAAATGCGGCGATATCGAGCTGGACCGCGAAACCCACCGCGTTCACCGCAAAACCCGCGAAGTCCGCCTCGGGCCGACGGAGTTTCGCCTGCTCGAATTCTTCATGGCCTCGCCCGGTCGCGTCTTCTCCCGCTCGCAGCTTCTCGACGGCGTCTGGGGTCATGACATCTATGTGGACGAACGCACCGTCGACGTCCATGTCGGCCGCCTGCGCAAGGCCCTCAATTTCTCCAACATGCAAGACGTCATCCGCACGGTCCGCGGCGCAGGCTACTCGCTGGAAAGCTGA
- the argF gene encoding ornithine carbamoyltransferase: MADTRHFLDLSAMSAENLRSIIDDARVRKAATKAGTAEKPLAGKMLAMIFEKPSTRTRVSFDVGMRQLGGETLFLSGTEMQLGRAETIGDTAKVLSRYVDAIMIRTTDHSRLLELAEHATVPVINALTDTTHPCQIMADIMTFEEHNGPVKGKTIAWTGDGNNVLHSFIEGSARFGYTMKMAVPLGSEPDDKILNWARNNGGDIVLSHDPEKTVAGADCVVTDTWVSMNQEHRARGHNVFQPYQVNAALMSKADENALFMHCLPAHRGEEVTDEVIDGRQSVVFDEAENRLHAQKSILAWCLGAL; this comes from the coding sequence ATGGCTGATACCCGGCACTTCCTCGATCTCTCCGCCATGTCGGCAGAGAATCTGCGCTCCATCATCGATGATGCGCGGGTGCGAAAGGCAGCCACCAAGGCCGGTACAGCCGAGAAGCCGCTGGCCGGCAAGATGCTGGCTATGATTTTCGAAAAGCCCTCGACACGGACCCGCGTGTCCTTCGATGTCGGCATGCGGCAGCTCGGCGGCGAGACGCTGTTCCTGTCGGGCACGGAAATGCAGCTCGGTCGCGCCGAGACCATCGGCGACACCGCCAAGGTTCTTTCGCGTTATGTCGATGCCATCATGATCCGCACCACGGATCACAGCCGTCTTCTGGAGCTTGCCGAACACGCCACCGTGCCCGTCATCAACGCGCTGACGGATACAACGCATCCCTGCCAGATCATGGCCGACATCATGACATTCGAGGAGCATAACGGCCCCGTAAAGGGCAAGACCATCGCCTGGACCGGCGACGGCAACAATGTGCTGCACTCCTTCATCGAGGGCTCTGCCCGTTTCGGCTACACCATGAAAATGGCCGTGCCACTTGGCTCCGAGCCCGATGACAAGATCCTCAACTGGGCGCGCAACAATGGCGGCGATATCGTTCTGTCGCATGATCCGGAAAAGACGGTGGCCGGTGCCGACTGCGTGGTGACCGACACCTGGGTATCGATGAACCAGGAACACCGCGCCCGTGGCCACAATGTCTTCCAGCCATATCAGGTCAATGCCGCTCTGATGTCGAAGGCGGACGAGAACGCACTGTTCATGCACTGCCTGCCGGCGCATCGCGGCGAGGAAGTGACCGACGAGGTGATCGACGGGCGGCAATCCGTCGTGTTCGACGAGGCCGAGAACCGGCTGCACGCGCAGAAGTCGATCCTTGCCTGGTGCCTCGGCGCGCTCTGA
- a CDS encoding Hsp33 family molecular chaperone gives MVDKGPDLGEFGYAGDDRVVPFQVEGLDVRGRAVQLGPMLDAILERHNYPLPVARLVAETVVLTVLLGTSLKFDGKLIIQTKSDGPVDLVVADFSTPDRVRAYARYDEEALASAIEKGEADPQALLGQGVLAFTIDQGEFTQRYQGIVPLDGASLEEIAGVYFRQSEQIPTKVRLGVAELLDRDENGKPRHRWRAGGMVAQFLPEAPDRMRQPDLHGGDGAESFDGSVDDLWDEARVMVETIDADELTDPMVGTERLLFRLFHERGVRVYPPQAVYDQCACSREKLRDVLASFSQEEIESTVEDGVISVTCEFCSTTYTFEATEVRPQ, from the coding sequence ATGGTGGACAAGGGACCAGATCTCGGCGAATTCGGCTATGCGGGCGATGACCGCGTCGTGCCCTTTCAGGTGGAAGGGCTCGATGTGCGCGGTCGCGCCGTCCAGCTCGGGCCGATGCTGGACGCTATCCTCGAACGTCACAATTATCCGCTTCCGGTCGCGCGCCTCGTGGCCGAAACGGTGGTGCTGACGGTATTGCTGGGTACCTCGCTGAAGTTCGATGGCAAGCTGATCATCCAGACGAAGAGCGACGGTCCTGTCGATCTCGTCGTCGCCGATTTCTCGACGCCCGACCGCGTGCGGGCCTATGCCCGCTACGACGAGGAGGCTTTGGCCAGTGCTATCGAGAAGGGCGAGGCCGATCCGCAGGCCCTTCTCGGACAGGGCGTTCTCGCCTTCACCATCGATCAGGGCGAGTTCACTCAGCGCTATCAGGGCATCGTGCCGCTCGACGGCGCCTCCCTCGAGGAGATCGCCGGCGTCTATTTCCGTCAGTCGGAGCAGATCCCGACCAAGGTGCGCCTCGGCGTCGCCGAGCTTCTGGATCGCGACGAGAACGGCAAGCCGCGCCACCGCTGGCGTGCCGGCGGCATGGTCGCGCAGTTCCTGCCGGAAGCGCCGGACCGCATGCGCCAGCCGGACCTGCATGGTGGCGATGGTGCCGAGAGCTTCGATGGCAGCGTCGATGATCTGTGGGACGAAGCCCGCGTGATGGTCGAAACGATCGATGCCGACGAACTGACGGACCCGATGGTCGGCACCGAGCGGCTGCTTTTTCGCCTGTTCCATGAGCGCGGCGTGCGGGTCTATCCGCCGCAGGCGGTCTACGACCAGTGCGCCTGCTCGCGCGAAAAGCTCCGCGATGTCCTCGCCAGCTTCAGCCAGGAGGAGATCGAAAGCACCGTGGAAGATGGCGTCATTTCGGTGACCTGCGAGTTCTGCTCGACCACATACACCTTCGAGGCGACGGAAGTGCGTCCGCAGTAA
- a CDS encoding GcrA family cell cycle regulator has protein sequence MNWTDERVERLKKLWAEGLSASQIAAQLGGVSRNAVIGKVHRLSLPGRAKAGGAAPSANRPKRPVVAARPAAPEAVVANAAPRAAPLRPMARPVNTMNVNADSEGAFAPETALTVTGSGTSGATGSNVVVPMSRKLVLTQLTDRTCKWPIGDPMKDEFHFCGNDSPDTSPYCTFHAKLAYQPSAERRRAR, from the coding sequence ATGAATTGGACTGACGAGCGGGTTGAGAGACTGAAGAAGCTCTGGGCCGAGGGGTTGAGCGCGAGCCAGATCGCGGCACAGCTCGGCGGTGTCAGCCGTAACGCCGTTATCGGCAAGGTTCATCGCCTGTCGCTTCCCGGTCGTGCGAAAGCCGGTGGTGCCGCCCCGAGCGCAAACCGCCCGAAGCGTCCGGTCGTTGCCGCACGCCCGGCAGCGCCGGAAGCCGTCGTCGCCAACGCCGCCCCGCGCGCAGCACCGCTGCGTCCCATGGCACGCCCGGTCAACACGATGAACGTGAACGCGGATTCCGAAGGCGCCTTCGCACCGGAAACCGCACTGACGGTGACCGGCAGCGGGACGAGCGGCGCAACGGGCAGCAATGTCGTCGTACCGATGTCGCGCAAGCTCGTTCTGACACAGCTTACCGACCGCACCTGCAAGTGGCCGATCGGCGATCCCATGAAGGACGAATTCCACTTCTGCGGCAACGACTCTCCGGATACCTCGCCCTACTGCACATTCCACGCCAAGCTGGCCTACCAGCCCTCGGCAGAACGTCGCCGCGCGCGATAA
- a CDS encoding glycerol-3-phosphate dehydrogenase/oxidase has product MAERMEAIGRTGTVDVVIIGAGVNGAGLFRDLCAQGLTCLILDKSDYGSGTSAAPSRLIHGGLKYLETGELRLVAQSTYERNLLLRNAPHYVKPLATVIPIFSWTKGVWSAVRTLFGAKGTPRSRGALLIKTGLSMYDAYGARQRVMPRHTMAGKASSLRSLPALTPRIVATGTYYDATVTHPERLVAELVRDGLAASPTSAAVNHARLESRTGDTLVISSLLNGAQLRVKPKLVVNAGGPWIDTVNATLGETSRMIGGTKGSHILLRHDALLKELAGRMIYFEADDGRICLVFDYLGRAMVGSTDIKADQPDSVRCEDDEIDYLLESLGKLLPKMQFDRSQIVYTYSGIRPLPANDAKNPGLISRDHMTPVLEPAGDRPFPVLSLVGGKWTTFRGYAEEVADTVLKRLGRARTVSTEAMPIGGGRDYPGDDAARKRLVADIAATSDLPQAQTEALFARYGTTARAVALHIAASSAASLPDAPDHVEGEIDYLVRHEQVGRLADVVLRRTALAVTGTLTLRLLRRIAQIAGQALDWNAARMEQEIESVRDELSRLHGVTLA; this is encoded by the coding sequence ATGGCAGAGCGCATGGAAGCGATCGGCAGAACCGGCACCGTCGATGTCGTCATCATCGGCGCGGGGGTCAACGGCGCCGGTCTGTTTCGCGATCTCTGCGCGCAGGGCCTCACCTGCCTCATCCTCGACAAGTCGGATTACGGCTCCGGCACGAGTGCCGCACCCTCGCGGCTGATCCATGGGGGGCTGAAATATCTGGAGACGGGCGAACTTCGGCTGGTCGCGCAATCCACCTATGAGCGCAACCTGCTGCTGCGCAACGCGCCGCATTACGTGAAGCCGCTTGCAACCGTCATACCGATCTTCTCCTGGACGAAAGGCGTCTGGTCGGCCGTGCGCACGCTCTTCGGCGCCAAGGGAACGCCGCGCAGCCGTGGTGCGCTTCTGATCAAGACCGGGCTTTCAATGTATGACGCTTACGGCGCCCGCCAGCGGGTGATGCCGCGGCACACGATGGCGGGCAAAGCCTCATCGCTGCGCAGCCTGCCGGCGCTGACGCCGCGCATCGTGGCCACCGGCACCTATTACGACGCGACCGTGACGCATCCCGAGCGACTGGTGGCCGAACTGGTACGCGATGGCCTTGCGGCCAGTCCTACCTCCGCCGCCGTCAACCATGCGCGTCTGGAAAGCCGCACCGGCGATACGCTGGTTATCTCCAGCCTGCTCAACGGTGCGCAGTTGCGCGTGAAACCGAAGCTCGTGGTCAATGCCGGCGGCCCTTGGATCGACACGGTCAATGCGACGCTCGGCGAGACCTCCCGCATGATCGGCGGCACCAAGGGCTCGCACATTCTGCTGCGCCACGATGCGCTGCTGAAGGAGCTCGCCGGCCGGATGATCTACTTCGAGGCCGATGACGGCCGTATCTGCCTCGTCTTCGACTATCTCGGCCGTGCGATGGTCGGCTCGACCGACATCAAGGCCGACCAGCCGGACAGCGTGCGCTGCGAGGATGACGAGATCGACTATCTGCTGGAGAGCCTCGGCAAGCTCCTGCCGAAGATGCAATTCGACCGCAGCCAGATCGTCTACACCTATAGCGGCATCCGTCCTTTGCCGGCTAACGATGCAAAGAACCCCGGGCTGATCAGCCGCGATCATATGACACCGGTGCTGGAGCCGGCGGGAGACCGTCCATTCCCCGTGCTGTCGCTGGTCGGCGGAAAATGGACGACGTTTCGCGGCTATGCGGAAGAGGTGGCCGACACCGTGCTGAAACGTCTTGGTCGGGCGCGCACGGTTTCGACGGAAGCCATGCCCATCGGTGGCGGGCGCGACTATCCGGGTGACGATGCCGCACGCAAACGGCTGGTGGCCGATATCGCCGCGACGTCAGACCTTCCCCAGGCGCAAACGGAGGCGCTCTTTGCCCGCTATGGAACGACGGCACGCGCCGTTGCCCTGCACATCGCCGCGTCGAGCGCTGCCTCCCTTCCCGACGCGCCGGACCATGTCGAGGGCGAGATCGATTATCTCGTACGTCACGAGCAGGTGGGACGGCTCGCCGATGTCGTGCTTCGCCGCACGGCGCTTGCCGTCACGGGCACGCTAACGCTCCGCCTCCTTCGCCGTATCGCGCAGATTGCCGGTCAAGCGCTCGATTGGAATGCGGCGAGGATGGAGCAGGAGATCGAGAGCGTCAGAGACGAACTCTCGCGACTGCATGGCGTGACCCTGGCTTAG
- the phoU gene encoding phosphate signaling complex protein PhoU produces the protein MATHIASVYDEDLKYLSRRISEMGGLAEQMVAESVRALVNADLGLAQKVISDDVVLDDAERQIGEKAIVTIAKRQPMAADLREIMGSIRIAADLERVGDLGKNTAKRVIAVSSASLPRQLSRGIEHLAELTLMQLKEVLDVYASRSAEKAKAIRERDSEIDAIYTSLFRELLTYMMEDPRNITPCTHLLFCAKNIERIGDHATNIAETIYYMTTGAQPLGERPKDDSSNTVGALAT, from the coding sequence ATGGCAACCCATATCGCATCCGTCTATGACGAAGACCTGAAATATCTGAGCCGCCGTATCTCCGAGATGGGTGGCCTTGCCGAGCAGATGGTGGCCGAATCCGTTCGCGCCCTCGTCAATGCCGATCTGGGTCTTGCCCAGAAGGTCATCTCCGACGACGTCGTGCTTGACGACGCCGAGCGCCAGATCGGCGAGAAGGCGATCGTGACGATTGCCAAGCGCCAGCCGATGGCGGCCGACCTGCGCGAAATCATGGGGTCGATCCGCATTGCGGCCGATCTGGAGCGCGTGGGCGATCTCGGCAAAAATACGGCCAAGCGCGTCATCGCCGTCTCCAGCGCCAGCCTGCCGCGGCAGCTGTCCCGCGGCATCGAGCATCTGGCCGAGTTGACGCTGATGCAGCTGAAGGAAGTGCTGGATGTCTACGCATCCCGCTCGGCCGAGAAGGCAAAGGCCATTCGCGAGCGTGATAGCGAGATCGACGCGATCTACACCTCGTTGTTCCGCGAGCTTCTAACCTACATGATGGAAGACCCGCGCAACATCACGCCCTGCACGCATCTCCTGTTCTGCGCCAAGAACATCGAGCGCATCGGCGACCACGCGACCAACATCGCCGAGACGATCTACTACATGACGACCGGTGCGCAGCCGCTGGGCGAACGTCCGAAGGACGACTCGTCGAACACCGTCGGCGCACTCGCCACCTGA
- a CDS encoding aspartate aminotransferase family protein translates to MAEATPLYETYMRAPLRFERGEGVWLVAEDGARYLDFAAGVAVNSLGHAHPHLVAALKDQAEKVWHLSNLYEIPGQEKLAKRLTDNTFADKVFFTNSGAEALECAIKTARRYQFAKGRTERFHVITFEGAFHGRTLATIAAGGQAKYLEGFGPKAPGFVQVPFGDLDAVKEAITEETAAILIEPIQGEGGIRPAPKAFLQALRDLCDEYGLMLIFDEVQCGVGRTGKLFAYEWSGITPDILAAAKGIGGGFPLGACLATEEAASGMVAGTHGSTYGGNPLAMAVGNAVLDVVLGDGFLEHVRDVALVFRQGLASLADRFPDVIEEIRGEGLMLGIKAVVPSADLLKAIRAEKMLAVPAGENVIRLLPPLITTAEEAREGLARIERASETLTAVKQRATA, encoded by the coding sequence ATGGCCGAGGCAACCCCACTTTACGAGACCTACATGCGCGCGCCGCTGCGCTTCGAGCGCGGCGAGGGTGTCTGGCTGGTGGCGGAAGATGGCGCGCGCTATCTCGATTTCGCTGCCGGCGTCGCGGTCAATTCACTTGGCCACGCCCATCCGCATCTGGTGGCGGCGCTGAAGGATCAGGCCGAAAAGGTCTGGCATCTGTCGAACCTCTACGAGATTCCCGGCCAGGAAAAGCTTGCCAAGCGCCTGACCGACAACACGTTTGCCGACAAGGTCTTCTTCACCAACTCGGGCGCGGAAGCGCTGGAATGCGCCATCAAGACCGCGCGCCGCTATCAGTTCGCCAAGGGCCGGACGGAGCGTTTCCACGTCATCACCTTCGAAGGCGCGTTCCACGGCCGCACGCTTGCGACGATCGCAGCCGGCGGGCAGGCAAAGTATCTCGAAGGCTTCGGTCCCAAGGCGCCCGGCTTCGTGCAGGTTCCCTTCGGCGATCTCGATGCCGTCAAGGAGGCGATCACCGAGGAAACGGCTGCGATCCTGATCGAGCCGATCCAGGGCGAGGGCGGCATACGCCCGGCGCCCAAGGCTTTCCTGCAGGCGCTGCGCGACCTCTGTGACGAATACGGGCTGATGCTGATTTTCGACGAAGTCCAGTGCGGCGTCGGTCGTACCGGCAAGCTCTTCGCCTATGAATGGTCCGGTATTACACCGGATATTCTGGCGGCGGCCAAGGGTATCGGCGGCGGCTTTCCGCTTGGCGCCTGCCTTGCGACGGAAGAGGCCGCCTCCGGCATGGTTGCCGGCACGCATGGCTCCACATATGGCGGCAACCCGCTCGCCATGGCCGTCGGCAATGCCGTGCTTGACGTGGTTCTGGGCGACGGCTTTCTGGAACACGTGCGCGATGTTGCGCTCGTCTTCCGCCAGGGCCTGGCGTCGCTTGCCGACCGCTTCCCAGATGTGATCGAGGAAATCCGCGGCGAAGGCCTTATGCTCGGCATCAAGGCGGTGGTTCCCTCGGCAGATCTGCTGAAAGCGATCCGGGCGGAAAAGATGCTGGCGGTGCCTGCTGGCGAAAACGTCATTCGCCTGCTTCCGCCGCTGATCACCACAGCAGAGGAAGCCCGCGAGGGTCTTGCTCGCATCGAGCGCGCCAGCGAGACGCTGACGGCCGTGAAGCAACGCGCGACCGCTTAA
- a CDS encoding O-succinylhomoserine sulfhydrylase has protein sequence MSTANNTWRPATQLVHGGTTRSSHGETSEAIFLTQGFVYETSQAAEARFKGETDGFIYARYGSPTNEMFEKRMCLLEGAEDARATASGMAAVSAAILCQLKAGDHIVAARALFGSCRWVVETLAPSYGIECTLVDGRFIENWEKAIRPNTKVFFLESPTNPTLEVVDIAAVAKLADGAGAKLVVDNVFATPLLQKPLELGAHVVVYSATKHIDGQGRCLGGVILSSKDWIDEHLHDYFRHTGPALSPFNAWTLLKGIETLPLRVRQQSENAAKVADFLAEQSQVARVIYPGRKDHPQADIIAKQMKGGSTLVCFEMKGGKDAAFALQNALEIVKISNNLGDAKSLITHPATTTHKNLAEDARAELGISDGTVRLSAGIEDGADLIEDFARALKAVSA, from the coding sequence ATGAGCACGGCAAACAACACCTGGCGCCCGGCGACACAGCTCGTTCACGGCGGCACCACCCGCTCCAGCCACGGCGAAACCTCCGAAGCGATCTTCCTAACGCAGGGCTTCGTCTACGAGACGTCGCAAGCCGCGGAAGCGCGCTTCAAGGGCGAGACGGACGGCTTCATCTATGCCCGCTACGGTAGCCCCACCAACGAGATGTTCGAAAAGCGTATGTGCCTGCTGGAAGGCGCCGAAGATGCACGCGCCACCGCCTCCGGCATGGCAGCGGTCTCCGCGGCCATCCTCTGCCAGTTGAAGGCGGGCGACCATATCGTTGCGGCCCGCGCACTCTTCGGCTCCTGCCGCTGGGTCGTGGAAACGCTCGCGCCGTCCTACGGCATCGAATGCACGCTGGTCGACGGTCGCTTCATCGAGAACTGGGAAAAGGCGATCCGCCCGAACACCAAGGTCTTCTTTCTGGAAAGCCCGACCAACCCGACGCTGGAAGTGGTCGATATCGCTGCGGTGGCCAAGCTTGCGGATGGGGCAGGCGCCAAGCTGGTGGTGGACAACGTCTTTGCGACGCCGCTCCTGCAGAAGCCGCTCGAACTCGGCGCGCATGTCGTCGTCTATTCCGCCACCAAGCATATCGATGGCCAGGGCCGTTGCCTCGGCGGCGTCATTCTCTCGTCGAAAGACTGGATCGACGAGCATCTGCACGACTACTTCCGCCACACCGGCCCTGCCCTGTCGCCATTCAACGCCTGGACGCTGCTGAAGGGCATCGAGACCCTGCCGCTGCGCGTGCGCCAGCAGAGCGAGAATGCGGCGAAGGTTGCCGATTTCCTCGCCGAGCAGAGCCAGGTCGCCCGCGTGATCTATCCCGGCCGGAAGGATCACCCGCAGGCCGATATCATCGCCAAGCAGATGAAGGGCGGCTCCACGCTGGTCTGCTTCGAGATGAAGGGCGGCAAGGACGCCGCGTTCGCGCTACAAAATGCTCTCGAGATCGTCAAGATCTCCAACAATCTCGGCGACGCCAAGAGCCTGATCACGCATCCGGCGACGACGACGCACAAGAACCTCGCCGAAGACGCCCGCGCCGAGCTTGGCATTTCCGACGGCACCGTGCGCCTCTCGGCCGGGATCGAGGACGGCGCTGACCTGATCGAGGATTTCGCCAGGGCACTCAAGGCCGTTTCGGCCTGA
- the apaG gene encoding Co2+/Mg2+ efflux protein ApaG codes for MYRALTRDIEVTVEPYYLEDQSDPEDGRYVWGYRILISNRSVKTVRLMTRYWHITDENGQVDEVTGPGVIGEQPVLNPGDTFEYSSGCPLDTPSGVMFGHYAMETPEGETFTVDIPAFSLDLPGLSRTLN; via the coding sequence ATGTATCGCGCGTTGACACGGGACATCGAGGTCACCGTAGAGCCCTATTATCTGGAGGATCAGTCCGATCCCGAGGATGGGCGCTATGTGTGGGGCTACCGGATCCTGATCTCCAACCGCTCCGTCAAGACCGTGCGGTTGATGACGCGCTACTGGCATATTACCGACGAAAACGGACAGGTCGACGAGGTGACCGGCCCCGGCGTGATCGGTGAGCAGCCGGTGCTCAACCCCGGTGATACGTTCGAATATTCCTCCGGCTGCCCGCTCGACACACCATCCGGCGTAATGTTCGGCCATTACGCGATGGAGACGCCCGAGGGAGAGACGTTCACGGTGGACATTCCTGCTTTTTCGCTGGATCTGCCGGGCCTCAGCCGCACGCTGAACTGA
- a CDS encoding 2'-deoxycytidine 5'-triphosphate deaminase translates to MARETGILADSAIASLFEQGRLLSEGPLDADQIQPASLDLRLGARAFRVRASFMPGPGHLVADKLDRLKLHVIDLSEGAVLETGCVYIVPLMESLDLPAVMSASANPKSSTGRLDIFTRVITDRAQEFDKIPAGYRGPLYLEISPRTFPVIVRRGSRLSQIRFRIGHALLTETEVLELHRTDTLVASDTPNVSGAGIALSIDLKGTGPDGLIGYRGKHHTAVVDVDRKRAHGIYDFWEPLYSRGADELILDPDEFYILVSREAVHVPPLFAAEMTPFDPLVGEFRVHYAGFFDPGFGHAQSGGTGSRAVLEVRSHEVPFILEHGQIVGRLVYEHMMERPKGLYGLGVGSNYQAQGLKLSKHFRG, encoded by the coding sequence ATGGCGCGCGAAACGGGCATTCTGGCGGATAGCGCAATCGCTTCGCTGTTCGAGCAAGGCCGTCTTCTCAGCGAAGGGCCGCTGGACGCGGACCAGATCCAGCCGGCGAGCCTCGACCTGCGGCTCGGCGCCCGGGCCTTTCGCGTGCGCGCGAGCTTCATGCCGGGGCCGGGGCATCTTGTCGCTGACAAGCTCGACCGCCTGAAACTGCATGTGATCGACTTGAGCGAAGGCGCCGTTCTCGAAACGGGCTGCGTCTATATCGTGCCCCTGATGGAAAGCCTCGATCTGCCGGCCGTGATGTCGGCTTCGGCCAACCCGAAAAGCTCGACCGGCCGGCTCGATATCTTCACCCGCGTCATCACCGACCGCGCGCAGGAGTTCGACAAGATCCCGGCCGGCTATCGCGGTCCGCTCTACCTCGAAATCAGCCCGCGCACCTTTCCCGTCATCGTGCGGCGCGGCTCGCGCCTGTCGCAGATCCGCTTCCGGATCGGCCACGCGCTGCTGACGGAGACCGAGGTTCTCGAGCTTCACCGCACGGACACCCTGGTGGCCAGCGATACGCCGAACGTTTCCGGTGCCGGCATCGCATTGTCGATCGACCTCAAGGGCACTGGCCCCGACGGGCTGATCGGCTATCGCGGCAAGCACCACACGGCCGTGGTGGACGTGGACCGCAAGCGCGCGCATGGAATCTACGATTTCTGGGAGCCGCTCTACAGCCGCGGCGCCGACGAACTGATCCTCGATCCCGACGAGTTCTACATCCTCGTCTCGCGCGAGGCCGTGCATGTGCCGCCGCTCTTTGCCGCGGAAATGACGCCGTTCGATCCGCTGGTCGGCGAATTCCGCGTTCATTATGCCGGCTTCTTCGACCCCGGTTTCGGCCACGCACAATCCGGCGGCACCGGCAGCCGTGCCGTGCTCGAAGTGCGCAGCCACGAGGTACCCTTCATTCTCGAACACGGCCAGATCGTCGGCCGTCTCGTCTATGAACACATGATGGAGCGCCCGAAAGGGCTCTACGGCCTTGGCGTCGGATCGAACTATCAGGCGCAGGGACTGAAGCTTTCCAAGCATTTTCGTGGCTGA